Within the Montipora foliosa isolate CH-2021 chromosome 11, ASM3666993v2, whole genome shotgun sequence genome, the region ccttgaagGAGGGGTTTACTCTGAAGTCGCCTCGATTTTAATTCTTTTCAGATTAACGCCGTGAGCTCCGTGAGCATGACAAGCGTCATAGTATCAGGCATAACAGCGTTTCAATATATATGGACTGTGAATAGAGTACTGGCCGTCAACCCATTGAGGACGAGGAAGGACGCAGCTCTTAAACTCACCGACCAGGAAAATACTGCGGTAGCAATAAGCTCCTTGGTTGCAATATTTTGCATCACTGAGGTTGCCCTTGCCGTTTGTGCTGCTTGGATAAGTGATTCTCTCTTCCAGCCCCCCCAAGAGAATCAAGTCAGTCAGGTATGTCAAGTAATATTTCTTTTAGGGACACGACAAATAACTTTCATACCATGGCATAAAAAATTCAGCCAGTTAGAATACAATTAAAGCTTTGAATACCGATGGTATTACACCCAACTTTTCCATCACGCGTTGCGCGCGTTTCGCATTGATTGCGTTGGCCACTGTATTCACTATCAGTTAGTAATGGTAATTGCACcgagtggagtacaattcagggagtaatcgggcgagtaatttcaaaatcgaacgagcgcAATAAACATAGGTAATACAATTGCAAAAATGTAATGACTTACGAAAAGAAATTACAGCTAACGGAAAAGAACCATTACCCAAAATCTACGATTTGCGGTCATTACAGTCACTAACAAGACTTAAACAAAACAGAAGTGCTCTAAAGAGTAACAACGTCTCAAATCTTCTTTTTGTCTCTCTCAAACTTTGTGCAATTACGTATCCCGGTCCAATTACTTATAAATAGTATTTTTAACAAATTTCGAAATTAAAAACGTCTTTGGGAGACTTGCTTGAGCGAAAAAGTCAGTAGCGCTTGCTATAAATTTTAATAAAACGGCCTGCAATGCGTACTTGTGGCTTATGACTAGCGCAGTGGTATTCCATAATTGGGTTGACATATTCCAGAACTACTAGAACGATAAAAATAGGAAACATTAAGAAGGACGACATTAAAGCGCACGTAATTGGCGTGAGAGTCACGTGGGTATCCGATTACAGGTATCCAATTACAAAAACTTGTAATATTTGGATACCTGTAATTTGACATCCAGGTGGTCGGGCGCCGATTACGTTACAAATAGGCGCGCGGAGAACCAATCGCGATCAAGAATTTTGCTATAGAAAagattaatcaattaattaatcagTCAGTCATTCAAGTCGTCCGCCCGTCATATTTCACGGCCTTTTTTTCCAGTTCAAATGCTAACCGTGATTGGCATGGCTCAATGTAAAGctgttgaaatataattttccttttaattgaACTTTCAGGCAAGAAATGTGAATAACCAGTTTGGACACGGACAAATCCCATTGTTGCCGACCTATACGGCAGCTCAGCCGATGATTGGTATTCCACCACCCAGCTACAATGCCCTTCAGTAGCTGTCTTGCTTGCTTTTTCACAGTTATTATGTTTAGCGTAATCTGTACTCCTATCGACAACGATACGCGTCATctcagtggtcaaaatgttgtggactcactcggctgcgcctGGTGAGTCCAAAGCATTTTGACCAGTGATGACGCGTgatgttgtcgataagagtacagaccacgctaaaccacattcgatttgttgaATTGAacatatgctttttttttttttttgcaacaaatgTAACTTAGCGATTTACCCCTTAGCACTGTTTCTCTAACGTTTTATTGTTCATCGCTACCAAAATAAACTTAATTGTTAGTAAAATTATCGCAATAAAAAGTGTGGCAATAATCAATAAAGAGGTGACGCATATTCTCAAAGTCCTAACATATCTGTTCAGCCCAGAAAACCCTGTCAACCCTCTCTCCACCATTGTATAATTGCAAGTCGCATCCCAGGTGAATGCAGATCAATATTACGCGATATCGACATATTCCACGTATTTCAGCGGGATACGATCACTGTGGTGTCAACAGTTATAGAGAATCTGTCATTTCTCACAGTTAATGAAGTTTCGAACCTCGCAGGTCGACtgtcaaaatataaaatttaagctTATGGGTATCGAACTACCAGACAAGTGCAGCCACGCAAACAGATCGACGACAACTGAGAAGAAGCTATGCTTCTGAGCGCGAGGGTCTGGATTTGAGCGCTAGAGTCTCATCTATTAGCAAAATTTATCAGTTGCAGACCTCGTTCTTAGGCATCTCTGTTAAAAACGACTTATTTCTATGCTTGCAGTTACAATTTTGAGCAATTAATTCTCAGCAATTAGCTAAGCACTAGCTAGCTAGTGACGACAAGCCGTTATTGACAGTTCTTCAATTTAGACTCCCTGTAGAACTAAATTCAAGTTATGCATGAAGACAATAAATAAACTGATTGACTAAAGGTAAATATTACAGAATGATTGAGCAGGTGAAAATGTTTCATGCGCTTTCTCATAGGGTGAAAGTTCACAGTGATTCCAGAATGATTCAAGTCTAAAcgtcaaacaaacaaacaaacaaaccctgAAAACTGTCGTTCTACGCAAGGAAGGCCAATTCGAGTAGCTGATACATCAGTGGAACTACGTCAAGCGAACTCTATAGCTAAGCATGAACTGTTTTCACCGATCGGAAGCTAGCTGCACGAAGCGGCTGTAATTTGCGGGGTTTTATAATAGCCACGAGCAGTCTAAAGCGTTGAATTAAACGAGGGAGGTAAAGCATGGAATCAAAGTCTGCTTAAAATAGCAGCCGTCCAACATGGCGACATCAGAAACCGGGTGATCCTATTGGGAGAATGGTGGAGTGGCGGAATTggggaatacatggaatattctaaaatacggaatacatggaatattcTAAACCAcggaaaatattgaatattttgaaaagcGGAATATACGCATTATTACAAAACGAGGGAGGAGAGGAAAGTCTTTTTTAAAAGGATATAAATTATTCACTCTGCCCGTGAGTAGTCTGGGTAGGATAACAAAACTTCGgatgataattttacatttcctcgcaacaaaagaatataaaaatgTGTTACAGAGAAGAGTTCACCCCTGGGCGATATGTTTCCCCGCTTGCGTTTTTTTTGCCTCTCGGACTGTGCCGAAACAACGCAGGCGCACTTTCCCACGCtcagagaaggaaaaatggAGGAAGACGATGGTAAGTGTCTCACTTGTCTTAGAAACATAATGTACGACATGTTATCGTTTCTTTTGCAGGCTGATTTACtaagtcagtgcctttttgAAGGTCTTATTACAAAAACTAATTCAagtatcaagtaaagctatgatcctcgcagttatggacgcaattttaccAATTGCGTACAtagcgtagagaagcctgaaaaattcaggacttcaactgggtttgaacccgtgacctcacgataacGGTGCGAAGCTCTAACCAATTGAGTTATGTGGCCACTGAAGTTGGGAGCTGACCATTTGTGGGCTCATTtgtttcatatccgcagttcagtatatgactCATTTCGtacatcatttcgttcattgattcattccgaACGGGAACATtagagcccacaaatgaccagctcccaacgtcagtggcttcatagctcagttggttagagtgtcgcaccgttATCGCAAGGTCAatggttcaaaccctgttgaagtcctgaatttttcaggcttctctacgtaattgctaaaattgtgtccataactgcgaggatcatagctttacttgttACTTGAATTAGGTTTTGTAATAAAGACCTTCAAAAAGGTAATATTACTTGTGTCCCCGCAGCAAACAGAGTTCGCCTAAAGCAACACCTTGCCAACGGCGTAGTCTTTATGCATGGAGCATGCAGCGTAAATATTTATGAAGACTCAATATACTCTCTCACTTTTTGTTTGCTGATAATTCGTTAATTATAAAAAGGAGAACGCCTTATTAATTTTGGGAGGTTACAGCTTGACTGACAAGTTCTTCTGACTTCAAAAG harbors:
- the LOC137977797 gene encoding uncharacterized protein isoform X2, which gives rise to MGHNRRFFKVISFVQVVMSAIFLALGMVDRYEVRFVYTSYVFAPCWIAALVLPAGIMGVILVNKSSPSSTLINAVSSVSMTSVIVSGITAFQYIWTVNRVLAVNPLRTRKDAALKLTDQENTAVAISSLVAIFCITEVALAVCAAWISDSLFQPPQENQVSQARNVNNQFGHGQIPLLPTYTAAQPMIGIPPPSYNALQ
- the LOC137977797 gene encoding uncharacterized protein isoform X1 codes for the protein MGHNRRFFKVISIVQVVMSAIFLVLGMVDRYEVRFVTFVFTSYVFAPCWIAALVLPAGIMGVILVNKSSPSSTLINAVSSVSMTSVIVSGITAFQYIWTVNRVLAVNPLRTRKDAALKLTDQENTAVAISSLVAIFCITEVALAVCAAWISDSLFQPPQENQVSQARNVNNQFGHGQIPLLPTYTAAQPMIGIPPPSYNALQ